A part of Miscanthus floridulus cultivar M001 chromosome 6, ASM1932011v1, whole genome shotgun sequence genomic DNA contains:
- the LOC136457717 gene encoding uncharacterized protein isoform X2 has protein sequence MSLWVPVRGRMGQGDPSLPLSLMKYFHLNCYTIILLVNNIHSLYQHLFKLWSIGMQHMRVCLDQISHFLQTSLRLIAPGCMQIRHMHIYVGFEVPCLLRFVLEQI, from the exons ATGAGCCTCTGGGTTCCGGTTCGAGGACGCATGGGCCAAGGTGATCCCAG CTTACCTTTGTCTCTGATGAAGTACTTCCACCTGAActgttatacaattatacttttgGTGAACAACATACACTCTCTATACCAACATCTTTTTAAACTTTGGTCAA TTGGAATGCAGCATATGAGAGTCTGCTTGGATCAAATAAGCCATTTCCTGCAGACTAGCCTCCGTCTCATAGCACCAGGTTGCATGCAGATAcgccacatgcatatatat GTGGGTTTTGAAGTGCCATGCTTGCTGAGGTTCGTCTTGGAACAAATCTGA
- the LOC136457717 gene encoding uncharacterized protein isoform X1, which produces MSTSCITSIWTSNHCILPLRILRAASSGDLSVLQGRTMSLWVPVRGRMGQGDPSLPLSLMKYFHLNCYTIILLVNNIHSLYQHLFKLWSIGMQHMRVCLDQISHFLQTSLRLIAPGCMQIRHMHIYVGFEVPCLLRFVLEQI; this is translated from the exons ATGAGTACTTCCTGCATTACTAGCATAT GGACCAGCAACCATTGCATACTCCCTCTGCGCATTCTTCGGGCTGCAAGTTCGGGCGATCTTAGCGTCCTGCAGGGACGTACTATGAGCCTCTGGGTTCCGGTTCGAGGACGCATGGGCCAAGGTGATCCCAG CTTACCTTTGTCTCTGATGAAGTACTTCCACCTGAActgttatacaattatacttttgGTGAACAACATACACTCTCTATACCAACATCTTTTTAAACTTTGGTCAA TTGGAATGCAGCATATGAGAGTCTGCTTGGATCAAATAAGCCATTTCCTGCAGACTAGCCTCCGTCTCATAGCACCAGGTTGCATGCAGATAcgccacatgcatatatat GTGGGTTTTGAAGTGCCATGCTTGCTGAGGTTCGTCTTGGAACAAATCTGA